A window of the Paenibacillus woosongensis genome harbors these coding sequences:
- a CDS encoding DUF402 domain-containing protein, translated as MKRKFGDRANWRRITQRQFKSKYVESDRFTGYVTLYTIFALRDPLWKTYGGHTFRIADKGYTWLQYYPKGCRYVVTAMFDDKGEIVEWYIDVCKNQGITDQGVPWFDDLYLDIVVLKNGEVFLMDEDELDEALTKGDITVKDYDMAMETAREVLDAINRHQFPYFEMSLEHFRSGFMDSEPFRSGG; from the coding sequence ATGAAGCGAAAATTTGGAGACCGAGCGAACTGGCGACGCATTACCCAGCGTCAATTTAAATCCAAGTATGTGGAAAGCGACAGGTTTACCGGCTATGTGACGTTGTACACTATTTTTGCGCTGCGAGATCCCTTGTGGAAGACTTACGGGGGCCATACCTTTCGCATTGCGGATAAAGGCTATACCTGGCTCCAATATTATCCGAAAGGATGCCGCTATGTTGTCACGGCGATGTTCGATGACAAGGGCGAAATTGTCGAGTGGTACATTGACGTATGCAAAAATCAAGGCATTACTGATCAAGGCGTTCCCTGGTTCGATGACCTGTATTTGGACATCGTTGTGCTGAAGAATGGGGAAGTATTCCTGATGGACGAGGACGAGCTGGATGAAGCGCTGACCAAGGGCGATATTACGGTGAAGGATTATGATATGGCGATGGAGACGGCTCGGGAAGTGCTGGACGCAATCAACCGGCATCAGTTCCCTTATTTTGAAATGTCCCTTGAGCATTTCCGCAGCGGCTTTATGGATTCCGAGCCGTTCCGTTCTGGAGGTTAA
- the glnA gene encoding type I glutamate--ammonia ligase: protein MSYSKEDILRIAKEENVRFIRLQFTDLLGTIKNVEIPVSQLEKALDNKMMFDGSSIEGYVRIEESDMYLYPDLDTWVIFPWVAEDRVARLICDVYMTDGTPFSGDPRNILKRALKEAEAMGYTAMNVGPEPEFFLFKTDEKGNPTMELNDQGGYFDLAPTDLGENCRREIVLTLEEMGFEIEASHHEVAPGQHEIDFKYADAIKAADQIQTFKLVVKTIARQHGLHATFMPKPLYGVSGSGMHCHQSLFKGNVNAFYDESDSLGLSKDARHYMAGILKHARAFAAVTNPTVNSYKRLVPGYEAPCYVAWSSSNRSPMIRIPASRGLSTRVEVRNPDPAANPYLALAVMLRAGLDGIKNELPLVAPVDRNIYVMTEEELIEEGIPSLPSDLKEALNEMIKSEVICDALGEHARTHLYELKEIEWDMYRTQVHDWERDHYITLY from the coding sequence TTGAGTTATTCCAAAGAAGACATTTTACGCATTGCCAAAGAAGAGAACGTGCGATTTATCCGTTTGCAATTTACTGATTTGCTCGGAACGATCAAGAATGTAGAAATTCCTGTCAGCCAATTGGAAAAAGCGCTTGATAACAAAATGATGTTCGACGGATCTTCCATTGAAGGATACGTTCGTATCGAGGAGTCCGATATGTATCTGTACCCGGATCTGGATACGTGGGTTATTTTCCCATGGGTGGCCGAGGATCGTGTGGCACGGCTGATCTGTGATGTTTACATGACGGATGGCACACCATTCTCCGGAGACCCGCGCAACATTCTGAAGCGCGCGCTGAAGGAAGCGGAAGCGATGGGATATACCGCTATGAACGTAGGTCCTGAGCCTGAATTTTTCCTCTTCAAAACCGATGAAAAAGGCAACCCGACGATGGAGCTGAATGACCAAGGCGGTTATTTCGACCTTGCTCCAACGGATCTTGGGGAGAACTGCCGTCGCGAAATCGTCCTCACCCTCGAAGAAATGGGATTCGAAATTGAAGCATCCCACCATGAAGTTGCTCCAGGTCAACATGAAATTGACTTCAAATATGCAGATGCCATCAAGGCGGCTGACCAAATTCAAACATTCAAGCTCGTGGTGAAGACGATTGCCCGTCAACACGGCTTGCATGCGACATTCATGCCTAAACCGCTGTATGGCGTAAGCGGCTCCGGTATGCACTGTCACCAATCCTTATTTAAAGGGAACGTCAACGCGTTCTATGATGAAAGCGACAGCCTAGGCCTTAGCAAAGACGCTCGTCATTACATGGCCGGTATTTTGAAGCATGCCCGCGCATTCGCCGCGGTAACGAACCCAACTGTTAACTCCTACAAGCGTCTCGTTCCAGGCTACGAAGCGCCTTGCTATGTGGCTTGGTCGTCCAGCAACCGCAGCCCGATGATCCGTATCCCGGCGTCTCGCGGATTGAGCACGCGCGTTGAAGTTCGCAATCCGGACCCTGCTGCCAACCCATACCTGGCACTGGCTGTTATGCTGCGAGCTGGCCTCGACGGCATCAAGAACGAACTGCCGCTTGTTGCACCAGTTGACCGCAACATCTATGTGATGACTGAGGAAGAGCTGATTGAGGAAGGCATTCCAAGCCTGCCGTCCGATCTGAAAGAGGCGCTGAACGAAATGATCAAGAGTGAAGTCATTTGCGATGCGCTTGGCGAGCATGCCCGCACTCATCTGTATGAATTGAAAGAGATCGAATGGGATATGTACCGCACTCAAGTTCACGACTGGGAACGCGACCACTATATAACGTTGTATTAA
- the hflX gene encoding GTPase HflX — protein MTNSLYETNTELPDRAILVSLTTQEVKNGGVDPAYSMDELVQLALTAGVEVADTLVQNRDKPDPKWFIGKGKVDELHEAIQDFNVTTVIFDQELSGAQVRNLEDILDVKIIDRTQLILDIFAQRAKTREGIIQVELAQLTYLLPRLSGHGKNLSRLGGGIGTRGPGESKLETDRRHIRRRIGELKRQLEEVTRHRKLHRERRKETGVVHLALVGYTNAGKSTLLKALTAADVYIENQLFATLDPTTRSLELPSGKEVIITDTVGFIQNLPHDLVAAFRATLEEANEADLILHVVDASSPMREDQMEIVQRILEQLGAGSTPQLVLFNKKDMCSPERLEMLPSGKGFLKVSAFDEGDLLRIREAVQQHLYGGTFTFRIPAQRGDLASLLYRVGNVIDRSIEEDVIVYRVILNQKDYEKYGSALAPYRMEHGA, from the coding sequence ATGACGAATTCGCTGTACGAGACGAATACGGAATTACCTGACCGGGCGATCCTGGTCAGCCTGACTACGCAGGAAGTGAAGAACGGCGGGGTCGACCCCGCCTATTCCATGGATGAGCTGGTGCAGCTGGCTCTGACCGCAGGGGTCGAGGTGGCGGACACCCTCGTCCAAAACCGGGATAAGCCCGATCCGAAATGGTTTATCGGCAAAGGGAAGGTCGATGAACTGCACGAGGCGATCCAGGATTTTAATGTGACCACTGTCATTTTCGACCAGGAGCTGTCGGGGGCTCAGGTACGGAATCTTGAGGATATTCTCGATGTAAAGATTATTGACCGGACGCAGCTGATTTTGGATATTTTCGCCCAGCGCGCAAAGACGCGGGAAGGGATCATTCAGGTGGAGCTGGCTCAGCTCACCTATTTGCTGCCGCGCCTGTCCGGCCATGGCAAAAATTTGTCCAGGCTGGGCGGCGGAATCGGCACCCGCGGTCCGGGCGAGAGCAAGCTGGAGACGGACCGCAGGCACATCCGGCGGCGTATTGGAGAGCTGAAGCGGCAGTTGGAGGAAGTGACCCGTCACCGCAAGCTGCACCGGGAACGCCGCAAGGAGACGGGCGTCGTTCATTTGGCATTGGTGGGTTACACGAACGCCGGCAAATCGACGCTGCTCAAAGCGTTGACTGCGGCGGACGTATATATCGAAAATCAGCTGTTCGCCACGCTTGATCCGACCACCCGTTCACTGGAGCTGCCGAGCGGCAAAGAGGTCATCATCACCGATACGGTCGGCTTTATTCAGAATTTGCCGCATGATCTGGTTGCCGCTTTCCGGGCCACACTGGAGGAAGCGAACGAGGCGGACCTTATTTTACATGTCGTCGACGCCTCTTCGCCGATGCGGGAGGATCAGATGGAAATCGTGCAGCGGATTCTGGAGCAGCTCGGCGCGGGAAGCACGCCTCAGCTCGTGCTGTTCAACAAGAAGGATATGTGTTCCCCGGAACGGCTGGAAATGCTTCCATCCGGAAAGGGATTTCTCAAAGTGAGCGCCTTCGATGAAGGGGATCTGCTGCGTATCCGGGAAGCGGTACAGCAGCATTTGTACGGAGGGACTTTTACGTTCCGCATTCCGGCGCAGCGCGGGGATCTTGCTTCCTTGCTATATCGCGTAGGGAACGTGATCGACAGAAGCATTGAGGAAGACGTCATTGTCTACCGTGTCATCCTTAACCAGAAGGATTATGAGAAATACGGCTCGGCGCTGGCGCCTTACCGAATGGAGCATGGCGCATAA
- a CDS encoding AAA family ATPase, whose amino-acid sequence MPGHVVARSGSSEERPSRQINVILRNPEPPVVTQSLAEAEHQSTAKAIPQQGAFAEIQKELDQLIGLNHIKDLMYEIYALLQITDMRSEAGLLSNPQVYHMVFKGNPGTGKTTVARIVAKMFQRLGVLSKGHLIEVERADLVGEYIGHTAQKTRDLVKKALGGILFIDEAYSLARGGEKDFGKEAIDTLVKSMEDQKNQFILILAGYSDEMDFFLQCNPGMPSRFPIVIDFPDYTVDQLIQISEGMAKERDYILMPQAILKLKQHLLREKCEGEHAFSNARYVRNVIERSIRSQAVRLLSQYSGGSPGKLELMTLRQEDLKLDVKEERRP is encoded by the coding sequence ATGCCAGGGCATGTTGTGGCCAGAAGCGGATCTTCCGAAGAGAGGCCTTCCAGACAGATCAACGTAATTCTCCGAAACCCCGAACCCCCCGTCGTTACGCAGAGCCTAGCGGAAGCTGAGCACCAGTCAACGGCCAAAGCGATCCCTCAGCAAGGTGCGTTCGCAGAAATACAAAAGGAATTAGACCAACTTATAGGACTTAATCACATTAAGGACTTAATGTATGAAATATATGCGCTGCTGCAAATTACGGATATGCGCTCAGAAGCAGGGTTACTGTCGAACCCGCAAGTCTATCATATGGTGTTCAAGGGAAATCCCGGCACAGGCAAAACTACGGTTGCCAGAATCGTCGCGAAGATGTTCCAGCGGCTTGGCGTGCTGAGCAAAGGCCATTTGATCGAGGTGGAGCGTGCGGACCTTGTGGGGGAGTATATCGGCCATACAGCGCAGAAGACAAGAGACCTCGTCAAGAAAGCGCTGGGCGGCATACTGTTTATCGATGAAGCGTACAGCCTTGCGCGCGGAGGCGAGAAGGACTTCGGCAAGGAAGCGATCGACACGCTGGTGAAATCGATGGAGGATCAGAAAAACCAGTTTATCCTTATCCTGGCCGGTTATTCGGATGAAATGGACTTTTTTTTGCAATGCAATCCGGGGATGCCCTCGCGTTTCCCGATCGTGATCGATTTTCCGGATTATACCGTCGATCAATTGATCCAAATTTCGGAAGGCATGGCCAAGGAACGGGACTATATTCTGATGCCGCAGGCGATACTCAAATTAAAGCAGCATCTGCTGCGGGAAAAGTGTGAGGGCGAGCATGCCTTTAGCAATGCCAGATACGTTCGCAACGTCATTGAACGTTCGATTCGCAGCCAAGCGGTCCGCCTGTTATCGCAGTACAGCGGCGGATCGCCCGGCAAACTGGAATTAATGACGCTGCGGCAGGAGGATTTGAAGCTGGATGTGAAGGAAGAACGGCGCCCATAA
- a CDS encoding aminotransferase class I/II-fold pyridoxal phosphate-dependent enzyme has translation MAVFAEEIVAWLEEAEQQVASQFKVIDRIVDRNQWKVIEAFQRHQVSDYHFSGSTGYGYNDRGREVLDLVYADVFGAEAALVRPHFASGTHTIATALFGVLRPGDELLYISGTPYDTLHKVIGHLGDGTGSLQDFGIGYNEVALLENGEIDWESVRAKVTERTKVIGIQRSRGYDWRNSFTVAQIGEMVRQVKEIKPDCIVFVDNCYGEFAEELEPTQVGVDLMAGSLIKNPGGGLAETGGYICGRANLVELAAYRLTAPGIGAEVGAMLGTTRGIYQGLFLAPTTVGQAIKGSILAAAVFERAGFESRPSWNDTRTDLIQAISFSGPEHLIAFVQGIQRAAAVDGYVVPEAWDMPGYEHPVIMAAGTFIQGGSLELSADAPVREPYIAYMQGGLTYSHVKFGLLTALQTMKDRNLL, from the coding sequence ATGGCAGTTTTTGCAGAAGAAATCGTAGCATGGCTGGAAGAAGCGGAGCAGCAGGTTGCTAGCCAGTTTAAGGTGATCGACCGCATCGTCGACCGGAACCAGTGGAAGGTGATCGAAGCGTTCCAGCGGCATCAGGTTAGTGATTATCATTTCTCCGGCTCCACAGGCTACGGTTATAATGATCGCGGGCGTGAAGTGCTTGATCTTGTGTATGCCGATGTATTCGGCGCCGAGGCGGCACTGGTGCGTCCGCATTTTGCGTCGGGCACACATACGATCGCTACGGCGCTTTTTGGTGTGCTTCGCCCTGGCGATGAGCTGCTCTACATCTCGGGCACGCCGTATGACACCCTGCATAAAGTAATCGGTCATCTAGGTGATGGAACAGGGTCGCTGCAGGACTTTGGCATTGGCTATAACGAGGTGGCATTGCTAGAGAACGGAGAGATAGATTGGGAGAGTGTGCGCGCGAAGGTGACCGAACGGACGAAAGTGATCGGAATTCAGCGGTCCCGCGGCTATGACTGGCGCAATTCCTTTACAGTAGCCCAAATTGGCGAAATGGTTCGCCAGGTGAAGGAAATCAAACCGGACTGCATCGTCTTCGTCGATAACTGCTACGGCGAATTTGCCGAAGAGCTGGAACCAACGCAGGTCGGGGTCGACCTGATGGCGGGGTCTTTAATCAAAAATCCGGGCGGCGGCTTGGCGGAGACGGGAGGCTATATTTGCGGCCGCGCGAATTTGGTGGAGCTCGCCGCCTATCGCTTGACGGCGCCGGGCATCGGCGCGGAGGTAGGAGCCATGCTGGGGACGACGAGAGGCATCTACCAGGGATTGTTCCTCGCTCCTACGACGGTGGGACAGGCGATCAAGGGGAGCATTCTCGCCGCTGCCGTGTTCGAGCGTGCTGGTTTTGAGAGCCGTCCAAGCTGGAACGATACCCGGACTGATTTGATTCAAGCCATCTCCTTCAGCGGGCCTGAGCATCTGATTGCATTCGTGCAAGGAATTCAGCGTGCCGCCGCCGTGGACGGATACGTCGTGCCGGAAGCCTGGGACATGCCGGGCTACGAGCATCCGGTCATTATGGCCGCAGGTACCTTTATACAGGGAGGCAGTCTGGAATTATCCGCAGATGCGCCTGTGCGGGAGCCTTATATTGCCTATATGCAGGGCGGACTCACTTATTCGCACGTGAAGTTCGGTCTATTGACGGCGCTGCAAACGATGAAGGATCGGAATTTGTTATAA
- a CDS encoding sensor histidine kinase, whose amino-acid sequence MTIRKKLFTVIPLLVLLLSSVSFFLFESGKTVQESYHLMMNRILLYKEVSYEVGENMRSMNRYIMQMDAESMPEVIKHLNNVKMLRAELDSLATIGPSDLPLVNYRNIIDTFIEQAEGMIAGIDDQDSGTMAGQYIEAERTERFIREEAQALVDLELEQYKPIYQEMMFTSERLNTLGILLVITMGALSILLALWLSKSITEPIRRLVATAKQISKGRMDTKAPESDSHDEISILCRAFNGMIDNIQRLMAENMDSLEKDRLVKELELKALQSQINPHFLFNTLNSISKLAYIEGATRTSDLAVSVSRLLRYNLQKLDQAVPLREEVEHVTEYINIQKARFRDRIEFVMDIDERALDCMIPCLTLQPILENAFVHGIEQMEAGAMLKLGISYTEDSVEIEIRDNGLGMSEETAQMLLQSIREAAPRYGRRKGQSTGLGTHNVFKRLHLFFDGQERIEIDSAEGEGTAVLFTLPFRKAA is encoded by the coding sequence ATGACGATCCGCAAGAAGCTGTTTACCGTTATTCCGCTGCTGGTGCTTCTGCTGAGCTCGGTTTCTTTTTTCCTGTTCGAGAGCGGCAAGACGGTGCAGGAAAGCTATCATCTCATGATGAACCGAATTCTGTTATATAAAGAAGTTTCCTATGAGGTCGGGGAAAATATGCGGTCGATGAACCGCTACATTATGCAAATGGACGCGGAAAGCATGCCGGAGGTCATCAAGCATCTCAACAACGTAAAAATGCTGCGAGCAGAGCTGGACAGCCTGGCTACCATCGGTCCCAGCGATCTGCCGCTGGTCAACTACCGCAATATTATCGATACGTTTATCGAGCAGGCGGAAGGGATGATCGCCGGAATCGATGATCAGGATTCGGGCACGATGGCGGGGCAGTATATAGAAGCAGAGAGAACGGAGCGCTTCATTCGCGAGGAAGCCCAGGCGCTTGTCGACCTTGAACTGGAGCAGTACAAGCCGATCTATCAGGAGATGATGTTTACGTCGGAGCGGTTGAATACGCTGGGCATTTTGCTCGTTATTACCATGGGGGCGCTCAGTATTCTGCTCGCCCTTTGGCTGTCGAAGAGCATTACGGAGCCGATCCGCCGCCTTGTGGCTACCGCGAAGCAGATTTCAAAGGGACGGATGGATACGAAGGCGCCGGAAAGCGACAGCCATGATGAAATCAGCATTCTTTGCCGCGCCTTTAACGGCATGATCGATAACATACAGCGGCTGATGGCGGAGAATATGGACAGCTTGGAGAAAGACCGCCTGGTCAAGGAACTGGAGCTGAAAGCACTGCAAAGCCAAATTAATCCGCATTTTCTGTTCAATACACTGAACTCCATTTCCAAGCTCGCCTACATCGAAGGGGCCACGCGGACGAGCGATCTTGCTGTCTCCGTCTCGCGTCTGCTGCGATACAATTTACAGAAGCTGGATCAGGCGGTTCCACTGCGTGAAGAGGTGGAGCATGTGACCGAATATATAAATATCCAGAAGGCGAGGTTCCGCGACCGGATCGAATTTGTAATGGACATTGACGAACGGGCGCTGGACTGTATGATCCCATGCCTAACGCTGCAGCCGATTCTTGAAAACGCATTCGTGCACGGCATCGAGCAGATGGAGGCGGGCGCGATGCTGAAACTCGGCATCAGTTATACGGAAGACAGCGTGGAAATCGAAATTCGCGACAACGGCCTCGGAATGAGCGAAGAGACGGCGCAAATGCTGCTCCAGTCGATTCGCGAGGCAGCGCCGCGTTATGGCCGCAGAAAAGGACAATCTACCGGACTAGGTACGCATAATGTATTCAAAAGATTGCATTTATTCTTCGATGGGCAGGAGCGGATTGAGATTGACAGTGCAGAGGGGGAGGGTACTGCCGTGCTCTTTACCCTGCCGTTTCGTAAGGCGGCTTAA
- a CDS encoding MerR family transcriptional regulator has product MSEEIRRNMALFPIGIVMQLTDLTARQIRYYEQHQLIMPARTSGNQRLFSYNDVERLLEIKKLIERGANIAGIKQVMAPIVKESPETTVMTEDTEEKRKELTDSELYRRLKQELVTGNRRGQVSLIQGELSRFFKI; this is encoded by the coding sequence GTGAGTGAGGAAATTCGCAGAAACATGGCTTTGTTTCCGATCGGTATCGTCATGCAGCTTACTGATTTGACGGCACGGCAGATTCGTTACTATGAGCAGCATCAGTTGATCATGCCGGCCCGTACCTCGGGGAACCAGCGTCTTTTCTCGTACAACGATGTGGAACGATTGCTGGAAATTAAGAAATTGATTGAACGGGGCGCCAATATAGCGGGAATTAAACAGGTCATGGCACCCATAGTCAAGGAATCTCCGGAGACGACGGTCATGACGGAGGATACCGAAGAGAAACGGAAGGAACTGACGGATTCAGAGCTTTATCGCCGGCTGAAGCAGGAGCTGGTAACTGGGAACAGACGGGGTCAGGTTTCGCTGATCCAAGGAGAGTTATCCCGCTTTTTCAAAATCTAG
- a CDS encoding sugar-binding protein codes for MDKKWLAAAAVLIGLLTYLFIGFAHHSGKMSSIVRELQGHEGNGTQRYHIVLIEQERYHPYWEMVEKGAQQAAEEYGIDIEFVGAVRNNMDEQLNLLEKAIAARVDAIIVQGLNEEKFTPLIDKAVARGIPVVTIDTDAPDSNRLAYVGTDNLAAGESLGRLVVERTGGSGKIGVIIGSELAESQLQRLDGLKQVVEQYGGLEIVAVRSSNISHMEAIQQASEMLREHPEISIMVGTSATDALGMLQAAKSLKRDDLTIIGFDNQKETLSAIRSGEIQATVAQQPYLMGGTAVKLLYDHFQGRQLLPAYYTEVKVLDRSNVQEGESL; via the coding sequence ATGGACAAAAAATGGCTGGCCGCCGCGGCGGTCTTGATCGGCTTACTTACATATCTGTTTATCGGCTTCGCGCATCATTCCGGGAAAATGAGCAGCATTGTGAGGGAATTGCAGGGGCATGAGGGGAATGGGACGCAGCGATATCATATCGTGCTCATCGAGCAGGAGCGCTATCATCCGTATTGGGAAATGGTAGAGAAGGGGGCGCAGCAAGCGGCGGAGGAGTATGGGATCGATATCGAATTTGTCGGGGCGGTTCGCAACAACATGGACGAGCAGCTGAATTTGCTGGAAAAAGCGATTGCCGCCCGCGTGGATGCGATTATTGTGCAGGGGCTGAACGAGGAGAAGTTTACACCGCTAATTGATAAGGCGGTGGCACGAGGCATTCCAGTCGTTACGATCGATACGGATGCGCCGGATAGCAACCGGCTGGCCTACGTCGGTACGGACAATTTGGCCGCAGGGGAGAGCTTGGGACGCTTGGTCGTTGAAAGAACCGGCGGATCCGGAAAAATCGGCGTCATTATCGGCAGCGAACTTGCCGAGAGCCAGCTGCAGCGGCTGGACGGGCTGAAGCAGGTTGTGGAGCAGTACGGCGGGCTGGAGATTGTCGCTGTGCGCAGCTCTAACATTTCGCATATGGAGGCGATTCAGCAGGCGTCGGAGATGCTGCGGGAGCATCCGGAAATCAGCATCATGGTTGGCACCAGCGCCACGGATGCGTTAGGGATGCTGCAAGCGGCCAAGAGCTTGAAGCGCGATGATCTGACGATAATCGGTTTTGACAACCAGAAGGAGACGCTGTCTGCGATTCGCAGCGGAGAGATTCAAGCGACGGTGGCGCAGCAGCCTTATTTGATGGGCGGAACGGCAGTAAAACTGCTATATGACCATTTCCAGGGAAGGCAGCTGCTTCCCGCATATTATACCGAGGTTAAGGTGCTGGATCGCAGCAACGTGCAGGAGGGAGAGAGCTTATGA
- a CDS encoding YdcF family protein: MIRFGRRTRNRSYLGMQDRRKRRPLYIRLLRWGIVFAVLCVCWFLYVLAQIGSVERSPALATMDTPPADVGIVLGAAMWGDRPSPGLEERLRHSLKQYEAGKFKMFLLTGGLDQEGYKYTEAEGMANYLAEHGVPREAMLLENEATSTYENLKFSQEIMKEHGLVSALIMTHTFHGNRSLEIANALNYQHPKLSLTKSNVLKPVPNTLREVLAYTKWKLDQAALALGLDL; the protein is encoded by the coding sequence ATGATTCGTTTTGGGAGAAGGACAAGGAATCGTTCATATTTAGGCATGCAGGACAGGCGCAAACGGCGCCCGCTATACATTCGGCTGCTTCGTTGGGGGATCGTGTTCGCCGTGTTATGCGTTTGCTGGTTCCTGTACGTGCTGGCACAGATCGGCAGCGTTGAACGCAGCCCTGCCCTAGCGACCATGGATACGCCGCCGGCGGATGTCGGCATTGTCCTAGGGGCTGCCATGTGGGGAGATCGGCCAAGCCCGGGACTTGAAGAGCGGCTTCGCCATAGCCTTAAGCAGTACGAGGCCGGCAAGTTCAAGATGTTTCTCCTTACGGGAGGCTTGGATCAGGAGGGCTACAAGTATACCGAGGCCGAAGGCATGGCGAATTATTTGGCCGAGCATGGCGTCCCTCGGGAAGCTATGCTGCTAGAGAATGAGGCAACCAGCACGTATGAGAATTTGAAATTCAGTCAAGAAATAATGAAGGAGCATGGGCTTGTCTCCGCGCTCATCATGACCCATACGTTTCACGGGAATCGCTCCCTTGAAATCGCCAATGCCTTGAATTATCAGCATCCAAAGCTGTCCCTGACGAAGTCGAATGTGCTGAAGCCGGTTCCGAATACACTTCGCGAAGTGCTTGCGTACACGAAATGGAAGCTGGATCAGGCCGCCCTTGCGTTAGGTCTGGATTTATAG